In one bacterium genomic region, the following are encoded:
- a CDS encoding glycosyltransferase family 39 protein → MPRERSDCTRRLAAVAVCLIIAYTAWQAWQVAEAPYPARYDYDEGVYAETAAAWTRASRPYTDVFLSQPPAFVAALRAAYRVGGQNMIAARAPVILGSTMWLASLFSILAAVGRPRAGLFAVCAAAGNAAFSVAAHTVQTDGPSEALAAAAMALAVVGARGGALVWIVAGIAWALAVLTKLTAVTVALPLILVGAVFRPPLSGADRSGPRRAIALCAAGIGAIATVGAFLPTLWTPAFPAEAIRYHVVAARIVGPAPAANLAAELAFLAGAWPLSAAAVAGAFTALADRRRRRARASESSAADWLSPVLLVWLAAEGAALGTVTPLWPHHLILLVSPLALLAGIGADAVLTRARALHRSVVVVAAAAVVAYVAAGAGTVSGSSAALRDASAALARAVPPGGEVVTDDPLVPFLAGRPVPGALIDTSIVRIQLGEVTERSLDDAIARPAVRAVVLWRGTFRGQLPGFVARAAALFPVVVATNGTRRVLVRRTDGRRASDASVAAARPTRPQARTIAAAR, encoded by the coding sequence ATGCCGCGCGAGCGATCGGATTGCACCCGCCGTCTGGCCGCGGTCGCGGTCTGTCTCATCATCGCGTACACCGCCTGGCAAGCCTGGCAGGTCGCGGAGGCGCCCTACCCCGCCCGGTATGACTACGATGAAGGCGTGTACGCTGAGACGGCCGCGGCGTGGACCCGGGCGTCCCGACCCTACACGGACGTGTTCCTCAGCCAGCCCCCAGCATTCGTCGCGGCGCTCCGCGCGGCGTATCGCGTGGGAGGCCAAAACATGATCGCGGCGCGCGCGCCCGTGATCCTGGGATCCACGATGTGGCTGGCCTCGCTGTTCTCGATCCTGGCAGCGGTGGGAAGGCCTCGCGCGGGCTTGTTCGCCGTCTGCGCCGCGGCCGGCAACGCCGCATTCTCGGTCGCCGCGCACACCGTTCAGACGGACGGGCCGAGCGAGGCGCTGGCGGCAGCCGCGATGGCGCTCGCGGTTGTCGGGGCCCGCGGCGGAGCGCTCGTGTGGATCGTCGCGGGGATCGCGTGGGCGCTCGCGGTCCTCACCAAACTGACGGCGGTGACCGTGGCGTTGCCGCTGATCCTGGTCGGGGCGGTTTTCCGCCCCCCTCTCTCTGGGGCCGATCGGTCCGGTCCGCGGCGCGCGATCGCGCTCTGCGCCGCGGGGATCGGGGCGATCGCCACGGTGGGCGCATTCCTGCCAACGCTGTGGACGCCGGCGTTTCCCGCGGAGGCGATCCGTTACCACGTCGTCGCCGCCCGCATCGTCGGGCCTGCCCCGGCCGCAAATCTTGCGGCCGAACTCGCGTTTCTGGCCGGCGCCTGGCCGTTGAGCGCGGCCGCCGTCGCGGGCGCGTTCACCGCGCTGGCCGACCGGCGCCGGAGACGAGCGCGCGCCAGCGAGTCGTCCGCGGCCGACTGGCTCTCGCCGGTGCTCCTCGTCTGGCTTGCGGCGGAGGGTGCTGCGCTCGGAACGGTGACCCCGCTGTGGCCCCACCACCTCATCCTGCTCGTCTCACCGCTGGCGTTGCTCGCCGGGATCGGCGCGGACGCGGTCCTGACCCGTGCGCGTGCCCTCCACCGGAGCGTGGTGGTCGTGGCGGCCGCTGCGGTAGTGGCGTACGTCGCCGCCGGTGCCGGCACCGTGTCCGGATCGTCCGCAGCCCTTCGCGACGCGAGCGCGGCGCTGGCGCGGGCAGTGCCCCCGGGGGGTGAGGTCGTGACCGACGACCCCTTGGTGCCGTTCCTCGCCGGCCGCCCGGTTCCCGGCGCGCTGATCGACACGTCGATCGTGCGCATCCAGTTGGGGGAAGTCACGGAACGGTCCCTGGACGACGCCATCGCCCGGCCGGCCGTGCGCGCGGTCGTGCTGTGGCGAGGCACGTTTCGCGGCCAGTTGCCCGGGTTCGTCGCCCGCGCGGCGGCATTGTTCCCCGTGGTGGTGGCCACGAACGGCACCCGGCGTGTACTCGTGCGACGCACCGACGGGCGACGCGCATCCGACGCCTCCGTGGCGGCCGCGCGACCAACGAGACCGCAGGCGCGTACGATCGCCGCCGCACGGTGA
- a CDS encoding CDGSH iron-sulfur domain-containing protein: protein MAEPTIVPTDNGPYQVKGPIRLVDAEGGVWETKETVWLCRCGHSSHKPFCDGSHKRVGFAATERATKPA from the coding sequence ATGGCGGAGCCGACAATCGTCCCCACGGACAACGGACCGTACCAGGTGAAGGGCCCGATTCGACTCGTTGACGCAGAGGGCGGCGTGTGGGAAACGAAAGAGACCGTCTGGCTCTGCCGGTGCGGACATTCATCTCACAAACCGTTCTGTGACGGTTCGCACAAGAGAGTTGGCTTCGCGGCGACAGAGCGGGCAACCAAGCCGGCGTGA
- a CDS encoding MFS transporter yields MTVLPRLAVVPILAPLRHRSYRLFFFGQLVSLIGSWMQTVGQAWLVLTLTNSPFLLGVISALQWSPVLVCSLAAGVVVDRLPKRLLIVVTQSLFLVLALALGLLAISGTVRFWHVAVLATMLGIVNAFDTPARQAFVVEMVGGVEDLPAAIALNSSIFNGARLIGPGLAGLVIAAWGVGIAFLANAASFLAVIAALLAIREDGRVEVAPGADLLLQMREGVAFIRGSPRVLWVLATLGVLSFFAMNFNVFVPVLARQQLHLQASGFGLLMAAQGSGALIGSLLVAASGHRGPQHAYLLWGPVLLCGAQLLLPIAFHAVPAGALLFAAGAGMIMFTATANSTVQLETPDALRGRVMSTYALVFSGVSPFASLLMGAIVDGWGLAAGFLIAGGAGLAGTFGVYALVRARQRHADASAARASALAEPAEDAR; encoded by the coding sequence GTGACCGTCCTGCCGCGGCTCGCGGTGGTGCCGATCCTCGCGCCGCTGCGTCACCGGAGCTACCGCCTCTTCTTCTTCGGCCAGCTCGTGTCGTTGATCGGTAGTTGGATGCAGACCGTCGGGCAGGCGTGGCTCGTACTGACCCTCACAAACTCTCCGTTCCTGCTCGGTGTGATCAGCGCACTGCAGTGGTCGCCGGTCCTCGTCTGCTCGCTCGCGGCCGGAGTGGTGGTGGACCGTCTGCCGAAGCGCCTGCTCATCGTTGTCACCCAGTCGCTGTTCTTGGTGCTCGCGCTCGCGCTTGGCCTGCTCGCGATCTCCGGGACCGTTCGCTTCTGGCACGTCGCGGTGCTCGCCACCATGCTCGGCATCGTGAACGCGTTCGACACCCCGGCGCGCCAAGCGTTCGTGGTGGAGATGGTGGGGGGCGTGGAGGATCTGCCCGCCGCGATCGCCCTCAACTCGTCGATCTTCAACGGCGCCCGGCTCATCGGCCCGGGCCTCGCGGGGCTGGTGATCGCGGCGTGGGGTGTCGGCATCGCGTTCCTTGCCAACGCCGCGAGCTTCCTGGCCGTGATCGCGGCGCTGCTCGCGATCCGCGAGGACGGCCGGGTGGAGGTCGCGCCAGGCGCCGACCTGCTGCTGCAGATGCGGGAAGGCGTTGCGTTCATCCGCGGCTCGCCGCGCGTGCTGTGGGTGCTGGCGACGCTCGGCGTGCTCAGCTTCTTCGCGATGAATTTCAACGTCTTCGTGCCGGTGCTCGCCCGCCAACAGCTGCATCTGCAAGCGTCCGGATTCGGTTTGTTGATGGCGGCCCAGGGGTCGGGCGCGCTCATCGGCTCGCTGCTCGTCGCCGCCTCGGGCCACCGTGGGCCGCAACACGCGTACCTGCTCTGGGGGCCAGTGCTCCTGTGCGGCGCCCAACTGCTGTTGCCGATCGCGTTCCACGCCGTTCCCGCGGGCGCGCTGCTGTTCGCGGCCGGGGCGGGCATGATCATGTTCACCGCCACCGCGAACAGCACCGTGCAGTTGGAGACGCCGGATGCACTACGCGGTCGCGTGATGAGCACCTACGCACTCGTGTTCAGCGGCGTGAGCCCGTTCGCGTCGCTGTTGATGGGAGCGATCGTGGACGGGTGGGGGCTCGCGGCGGGGTTCCTCATCGCAGGCGGCGCCGGTCTCGCGGGGACGTTTGGGGTCTACGCGCTCGTGCGCGCGCGGCAACGGCATGCGGACGCGAGCGCCGCGCGCGCGTCGGCGCTGGCGGAGCCTGCCGAGGACGCGCGGTAG
- a CDS encoding ABC transporter ATP-binding protein has product MTGSASAETTARGGELRIEGLSVAITRPSGNLSVLDDVWLHVPPGKTAALVGASGAGKSMTAYAVLRLFPVDAKITAGRIVLDGTDLVPLSERALAGVRGRRVAMIFQEPSSALDPVMSIGDQVMEGIVAHLGRRGARERAADTLARVGLDRDLLRRYPHELSGGQRQRVLVAAAIAPGPTLLIADEPTAALDVTVQAQILDLLARLQRDLGMSLLLITHDLGIVAQMADVVHVMRGGHIVEAADTRQLFAAPQHPYTRALVEGAQRMGFWPA; this is encoded by the coding sequence GTGACCGGGTCCGCCTCGGCCGAGACCACCGCGCGCGGCGGGGAACTGCGGATCGAGGGGCTCAGCGTCGCGATTACGCGTCCCTCGGGGAACCTCTCGGTGCTCGACGACGTCTGGCTCCACGTCCCGCCGGGGAAGACGGCGGCGCTCGTGGGCGCCAGCGGCGCCGGCAAGTCCATGACCGCCTACGCCGTGCTCCGGTTGTTTCCCGTCGACGCCAAGATCACCGCCGGTCGCATCGTGCTGGACGGCACCGACCTCGTCCCGCTGTCCGAGCGCGCGCTGGCGGGGGTGCGGGGCCGGCGGGTGGCGATGATCTTTCAGGAACCCTCGTCCGCGCTCGACCCCGTGATGTCGATCGGCGACCAAGTGATGGAAGGGATCGTCGCGCACCTCGGCCGTCGGGGGGCGCGCGAGCGGGCGGCGGATACGCTCGCGCGGGTGGGACTCGACCGGGATCTGCTTCGTCGGTACCCGCACGAGCTGTCGGGTGGGCAGCGACAGCGCGTGCTGGTCGCCGCGGCGATCGCGCCCGGGCCGACGCTGCTGATCGCCGACGAACCCACCGCGGCGCTCGACGTGACGGTGCAGGCGCAGATTCTCGATCTCCTCGCCCGATTGCAGCGCGATCTGGGGATGTCGCTGTTGCTGATCACACACGATCTCGGCATCGTCGCGCAGATGGCCGACGTCGTCCACGTCATGCGCGGGGGACACATCGTCGAGGCGGCGGACACCCGCCAGCTCTTCGCCGCGCCGCAGCACCCGTACACCCGGGCGCTCGTCGAGGGGGCGCAGCGCATGGGATTCTGGCCGGCGTGA